Proteins encoded together in one Fibrobacter sp. UWR2 window:
- a CDS encoding GNAT family N-acetyltransferase: MEDFLTEIPDIAIEGERVTLRLLHGPDAPALYPVIDGSREFLARHLPWPAECTSVEDVESRIDTWEIQADMANGACWGIFEKGADSLKPTDSLKPVLAGVIMLGWIQAQHRSASVSYWLGEPFTGRGLATEALRLLARHAFTELGLNRLDISASVNNPASIAVATRAGFLPEGTCREYEFINGHFEDHLRFSRLAKDR; this comes from the coding sequence ATGGAAGACTTCCTGACCGAAATACCCGATATCGCTATCGAAGGCGAGCGTGTTACGCTCCGCCTGCTGCACGGCCCCGATGCGCCCGCGCTCTACCCTGTGATAGATGGTAGTCGCGAATTCCTTGCCCGCCATCTGCCGTGGCCCGCGGAATGTACCAGCGTCGAGGATGTCGAGTCCCGCATCGACACGTGGGAAATCCAGGCCGACATGGCGAACGGTGCCTGCTGGGGCATCTTCGAGAAGGGCGCGGACAGTTTAAAACCGACGGACAGTTTAAAGCCTGTACTGGCCGGCGTTATCATGCTCGGCTGGATCCAGGCGCAGCACCGCTCCGCGAGCGTCAGTTACTGGCTGGGTGAACCGTTTACGGGGCGCGGTCTAGCAACCGAGGCGCTTCGCCTGCTTGCCCGCCATGCGTTTACGGAACTCGGCCTCAACCGGCTCGATATTTCGGCCTCGGTCAATAACCCCGCAAGCATTGCGGTCGCCACCCGTGCGGGCTTCTTGCCAGAGGGCACCTGCCGCGAGTACGAGTTCATCAACGGGCATTTCGAGGACCACCTGCGGTTTTCTCGCCTGGCGAAAGACCGCTGA
- the pheS gene encoding phenylalanine--tRNA ligase subunit alpha — protein sequence MSEAINNVKQAFDAELAQTDLTNQEAVNNLRVKYLGKKGAVTDLMKQMGTLSAEERPAYGKLVNELKVAVSEAIDKAIETANQAALQKKLESGFVDTTLPGAGIPAGSTHPLYDVREEIIDFFSQMGFEVDFGRDIETDWYNFEALNTPPDHPSRDMQDTFYVDDKVMLRTHTSGTQIHYMETHKPPFRMIAPGHVFRVDNDATHAPMFQQCEGLVVDENISFADLKGVLQVFMNKLFGEGVKTRFRPSFFPFTEPSAEMDVSCVFCGGKGCRRCKGTGWMEIGGCGSVDPNVFKNCGIDSEKYTGFAFGFGLDRIAMLRHAIPEIGLLTSNDQRFLSQF from the coding sequence ATGAGTGAAGCTATTAACAATGTGAAGCAGGCGTTTGACGCAGAACTTGCGCAGACCGACCTTACGAACCAAGAAGCCGTCAACAATCTCCGCGTGAAGTACCTGGGCAAGAAGGGGGCCGTCACCGACCTCATGAAGCAGATGGGCACGCTCAGCGCCGAGGAACGTCCGGCTTACGGCAAGCTCGTGAACGAACTTAAGGTCGCCGTCTCCGAGGCCATCGACAAGGCTATCGAGACCGCGAACCAGGCTGCGCTCCAGAAGAAGCTGGAAAGCGGCTTTGTAGATACCACGCTCCCGGGTGCAGGCATTCCGGCGGGCAGCACGCATCCGCTTTACGACGTGCGCGAAGAGATTATCGACTTCTTCAGCCAGATGGGTTTCGAGGTGGACTTCGGTCGCGACATCGAGACGGACTGGTACAACTTCGAAGCCTTGAATACGCCGCCCGACCACCCGAGCCGCGACATGCAGGACACGTTCTACGTGGACGACAAGGTGATGCTGCGTACGCATACTTCTGGCACGCAGATCCACTACATGGAAACGCACAAGCCGCCGTTCCGCATGATTGCTCCGGGCCACGTGTTCCGCGTCGATAACGATGCGACCCACGCCCCGATGTTCCAGCAGTGCGAAGGCCTCGTGGTCGACGAGAACATCAGCTTTGCAGACCTCAAGGGCGTGCTCCAGGTGTTCATGAACAAACTTTTCGGCGAAGGCGTCAAGACGCGTTTCCGCCCGAGCTTCTTCCCGTTCACGGAGCCGTCTGCCGAAATGGACGTGAGCTGCGTGTTCTGCGGTGGCAAGGGTTGCCGTCGCTGCAAGGGAACCGGCTGGATGGAAATCGGCGGTTGCGGTTCTGTGGACCCGAACGTGTTCAAGAACTGCGGCATTGATTCCGAGAAGTACACGGGCTTCGCTTTCGGTTTCGGTCTTGACCGTATCGCCATGCTGCGCCACGCGATTCCGGAAATCGGTTTGCTGACGAGCAACGACCAGAGATTCCTGAGCCAGTTCTAG
- a CDS encoding pyridoxamine 5'-phosphate oxidase family protein, producing the protein MRRKDREVTGDENIAKIIEQCTTCHIAMVDDADAGMPYVIPMSFGYSLEDGVLELYFHCAHVGKKLDCIRKNPNVAFSMCVENRIEIHEDVYCKSGRFYASVVGQGKAEIVEDSAEKCRGLSLLMERQAAGAAHGSSSAQPMHATPHKFEFTPAQAAAVTVLKITSTNFTGKAKNDNAQKC; encoded by the coding sequence ATGAGACGCAAGGATAGAGAAGTTACAGGCGACGAGAATATCGCAAAAATTATCGAGCAGTGCACGACCTGCCACATTGCGATGGTGGACGATGCGGATGCGGGCATGCCCTACGTGATTCCGATGTCGTTCGGGTATAGCCTGGAGGATGGCGTCCTGGAACTGTACTTCCACTGCGCGCATGTCGGCAAAAAACTCGACTGCATCCGCAAGAATCCGAATGTGGCGTTCAGCATGTGCGTCGAGAACCGCATCGAGATTCACGAAGATGTTTATTGCAAGAGCGGGCGCTTTTACGCGAGCGTTGTCGGGCAGGGCAAGGCCGAAATCGTCGAGGATAGCGCCGAGAAATGCCGCGGGCTCTCACTCCTGATGGAACGGCAGGCCGCAGGAGCCGCGCACGGTTCAAGTTCCGCGCAACCTATGCACGCGACCCCGCACAAGTTCGAATTCACGCCCGCGCAGGCCGCCGCCGTGACCGTCCTCAAGATAACGAGCACGAACTTTACCGGGAAGGCGAAAAACGACAATGCTCAAAAGTGCTAG
- a CDS encoding toxin-antitoxin system YwqK family antitoxin, with protein MRGKFFSTFLTFLPLLGICGGLCCCTIEHAEEQIVEKHVNGTKKTSVWVYPDGEILKRNEWYDNGIKEFEIQYKNGVPHGSIKRWTVLGDVALDGEYKNGKREGTWTSYFVERLNSRRKESVRHYKDDHPVGDWEGWHFNGNKAFEEHYDDNGNPTGVWKKWHENGVLAEENSNCHNEEETDFDKLQPTPGFLKHYSRDCKILEDYECFMGKKQGKYKLYYESYGTPDSSAENCNNAKIREEGLIDDLECGSDLFPTALYRADGSIIKKVEYHADDCGYSPSRVSWFDEHGNLLRETVFKNHTHFGWDGIVYGLCEESTKHFCAETSFVQFANPYGTLDSSTLSQKDAFTQSIGKYKANVRYIKPDHKLLYEEYWDFSDNPEWKDSGPILLVSRSFYPDSMGGGMASEGFWGNPSVEGESKRHGVWRNWYPNGILKDSLNYVNGERVGEQFGYDSTGKLTIHKTEAGKNRPVIMHIPGEK; from the coding sequence ATGCGCGGGAAGTTTTTTTCGACATTTTTGACGTTTTTACCGCTTTTGGGCATCTGTGGCGGGCTTTGCTGCTGCACCATCGAGCATGCCGAAGAGCAGATTGTCGAAAAACACGTGAACGGTACAAAGAAAACCTCCGTGTGGGTGTACCCCGACGGCGAAATTCTCAAGCGCAACGAGTGGTACGACAATGGCATCAAGGAATTCGAGATCCAGTACAAGAACGGCGTACCGCATGGCAGCATCAAGCGCTGGACCGTACTCGGCGACGTAGCGCTCGACGGCGAATACAAGAACGGCAAGCGCGAAGGGACGTGGACAAGCTACTTCGTAGAACGGCTGAACTCCCGCCGCAAAGAATCCGTGCGACACTACAAGGACGACCACCCCGTGGGCGACTGGGAAGGTTGGCACTTCAACGGGAACAAGGCTTTTGAGGAACACTACGACGACAACGGGAACCCTACAGGCGTATGGAAAAAATGGCATGAGAATGGCGTGCTTGCCGAAGAAAACAGCAACTGTCACAACGAAGAAGAAACCGATTTTGACAAACTACAACCAACACCCGGATTCCTCAAACACTATAGTCGAGACTGCAAAATCCTTGAAGACTATGAATGCTTCATGGGCAAAAAACAAGGCAAGTACAAACTATACTATGAATCGTATGGCACCCCAGATTCTTCTGCCGAAAACTGTAACAACGCCAAAATCCGCGAAGAGGGCCTCATAGACGATTTAGAATGCGGTTCCGATTTGTTCCCCACAGCACTCTATAGGGCGGATGGTTCTATCATAAAGAAAGTGGAGTACCATGCCGATGATTGCGGCTACTCCCCATCCCGAGTTTCATGGTTTGACGAGCACGGAAACCTACTCAGGGAAACGGTGTTCAAAAACCATACCCATTTCGGATGGGACGGAATCGTCTACGGACTATGCGAAGAATCCACCAAACATTTTTGCGCTGAAACTTCATTTGTTCAATTTGCAAACCCCTACGGCACCTTGGACAGCAGCACCTTGAGCCAGAAAGACGCCTTCACGCAGAGCATCGGCAAATACAAGGCCAACGTCCGTTACATAAAGCCGGATCACAAGTTGCTCTATGAGGAATACTGGGATTTTAGCGACAATCCAGAATGGAAAGACAGTGGACCGATTCTCCTTGTTAGCCGCAGTTTCTACCCCGACAGCATGGGCGGCGGAATGGCTAGCGAAGGCTTTTGGGGAAACCCTTCCGTCGAAGGCGAATCCAAACGGCACGGCGTATGGCGCAACTGGTACCCGAACGGAATCTTGAAAGACAGCCTCAACTACGTGAACGGGGAACGCGTCGGCGAACAATTCGGTTACGACAGCACCGGCAAGCTCACGATACATAAAACAGAGGCCGGCAAGAACCGGCCCGTAATCATGCACATACCGGGAGAAAAATGA